From a single Aquarana catesbeiana isolate 2022-GZ linkage group LG09, ASM4218655v1, whole genome shotgun sequence genomic region:
- the LOC141107337 gene encoding cytochrome P450 2A11-like, whose translation MSYILKVFRLGREEEGFSQLGTLSCMLGWIPGNKVLWEINQVIGQNRIPKIEDRSKMPYTDAVIHEIQRFTDIFPANVARLLTKEINFKGYTIPKGTDVYPLLCTVHQDPKMFTTPTKFNPNHFLDSNGCFKKNEAYMPFSAGKRMCVGEALARMELFLYITTILQNFKLTSKSKFTDEDIKPTMTGSANVPRFYEMSFISRAL comes from the exons atgtcatacatccTAAAAGTCTTCAGgctgggaagagaggaggaggggttttctcagctaggcacactctcctgcatgctgggatggattccaggaa ACAAAGTACTTTGGGAAATAAATCAGGTTATTGGCCAAAATCGCATCCCGAAAATTGAGGATCGGAGCAAAATGCCGTATACGGATGCTGTAATCCACGAAATCCAGAGATTCACTGATATTTTTCCAGCTAATGTTGCACGCTTACTGACGAAAGAGATCAACTTTAAGGGATATACCATTCCTAAG GGTACAGATGTCTATCCATTACTATGTACTGTTCATCAAGACCCCAAGATGTTTACTACTCCCACTAAGTTCAATCCCAATCATTTCCTGGACAGTAATGGCTGCTTTAAGAAGAATGAAGCCTATATGCCATTCTCTGCAG gaaAGAGAATGTGTGTTGGAGAAGCTCTGGCCCGTATGGAGCTGTTTCTTTACATAACAACTATCCTACAGAACTTCAAACTGACTTCTAAGTCTAAATTTACTGATGAAGACATCAAACCTACAATGACAGGATCCGCCAATGTCCCCCGATTTTATGAGATGTCTTTCATCTCTCGGGCCCTGTAG